The genomic segment GCGCGGACCGGGGTCGCCCTGCAGCGCCTCGCACCAGCCGGCGGTGGGGTCGGCGTGGCCGCCGGTGGTGGCGATGGCCTTGCCCGCGGTGTAGATGCGCGGACCCACCGCCTTGCCGGCGCGGATGGCGTTGCGCAGCGACACCGTCGACATGCCGTCGTCGCCCACGTTGCGTACCGTCGTGAATCCCGCGAGAAGCGTGATGCGCCCGTAGTACGCCGCCTTGAGCACGTTGTCAGTAGGATTGAGGACCACTTCGTCAAGATATGACGTGCGCGACAACTCGCCGGTGAGGTGCACGTGCATGTCCATGAGACCCGGCAGCACGGTCTGTGCGGAGAGGTCGATCAACTCGTCTCCGGACCCGGCGGGAATGAAGCCGGATGCGACGTCGGTGATGCGCCCCTCCTCGATGACAATGGTGACATGGGAGCGCGGCGTGTTGGAGACGCCGTCGATCAGCGTGCCGGCGTGCACCAGGGTGCGGGCCTGCGCGGCGCCGGCGGCGAACAGGACGAGCAGGCTGACAAGAGCAAAGCGCATGCGGGGTTCCTCCGGGTGTCGAGACGAGCGACGGGAATTGGCGCGGAGTATAGGTGCCGCCCCCGCCGGGCGCAAGCCGCTCCGTGCTATAGTAAAAACATGCTGGGCTTCCTGAAACGACGACGGCGCGCGAGGCTCGCCGCACTCCCGTTCCCGGAGGATTGGGCACGCATCCTCGCCGCCAACGCGCCCGCCTACCGCCGGCTGCCCGGAGATTTGCGCAACCAGTTGCACGGCCACGTGCACATCTTTCTGGCCGAGAAGACTTTCGAAGGGTGCAACGGCCTCGAGATCACCGATGAGATCCGCGTGACCATCGCCGGGCAGGCGTGCCTGCTTATCCTCAACCGGGAGACCGACTGCTTCCCGGATCTCATCACCATCCTGGTGTACCCTTCGATGTTCTACGCAGACATGGTGGAGCCGGACGAGCACCAGCAGATCGTGAGCGAGTACACCGAGGACCGCTCGGGGGAGTCGTGGGACGTGGGCGTGGTCATCCTCTCGTGGGAGGACATCGTGGACTACACGTCCACCGGCAGAGCGGGCTACAACCTGGTGCTGCACGAGTTCGCCCACCAGCTGGATCTGGAGAACGGCGCCATGGACGGCATGCCGCGCCTGCCCGACCGCGCGCGCCGCGATACGTGGCGAAGCGTGTTCTCCGAGGCATACGCGCGTTTCGAGCGTGCCACCATGTCGAACCGGCGCACGCTGGTGGACGCGTACGGCGCGGGTGACGCTGCCGAGTTCTTCGCCGTGGTGACCGAGAGCTTCTTTGAGCGCCCGCTCGCGCTGCGCCGCGAGTATACGGCGCTGTACGACGAACTCAGTGCGTTCTACCGGGTGGATCCGGCGTCGTGGCCGCTCTCCGGTGGCGAGACGGGAACCGTCTTCCATCGGCCCCGCGCGCGCCGGCGGCGGCGTGGCGGCTGAAAGTCGCGGTTGACCGGCCCCCGGCACCCCGATACCATCCACGCTCAAGTTCTTTTCCTGCACGCCCGTGCGCGTGCGTTCGTGTTCTCGAACCGTGGTGGGGACTATGGCGAAAGAAAATGCAAAGAAGAAGATGCCGGTGGCGAAGGAGGAGTGGGCGTCCAAGCTGGGCGTCATCCTGGCCGTCTCCGGGTCCGCGGTAGGTCTGGGGAACTTCCTGCGCTTCCCGGGGCAGGCGGTTTCCAACGGCGGCGGCGCCTTCATGATTCCGTACTTCTGCGCGCTGCTCCTGCTGGGTATCCCCATCGGCTGGGCGGAGTGGACCATGGGCCGCTACGGCGGCCGCAAGGGGTTGCACTCGTCGCCGTCCATTCTGGGTGCGTTCGGGAAGGGGTCGGTGGCGCGCTACCTGGGCGTTATCGGCATTCTCATCCCGCTGGCGGTGTCGTTCTACTACACGTATATCGAGGCGTGGTGCCTCGGGTACTTCTTCCACTATCTCAAGGGCGGCATCGGCATCGACGCTGCGGCACCGGTGACCGAGCAGACCGCACGCGCGGTCGAGTTCTACACCGTCTTCACGGGGCGTGAACATAACGGTGTCATCGCCGGCGGGTCCATCGGGACCTTCGTGTTCTGGGCAGTGACGTTTGCCATCAACATCTGGCTGGTGTTCCGCGGCATCACCCGCGGCATCGAGAAGTTCGTGAACCTCGCCATGCCCACCATGGCGGTGCTGGCCATCATCGTGCTGATACGCGTGCTCACCCTGGGCACGCCCGACGCGGCCAACCCGGAGCAGAGCGTGGTGAACGGACTCGGCTACCTGTGGAACCCCAATCTATCCGCCCTCACCAACCCGCAGACGTGGCTGGCGGCGGCGGGTCAGATTTTCTTCAGCCTCTCGGTGGGTTTCGGCGTCATCATCAACTACGCGTCGTACATGAAGAAAAAGAGCGACGTGGTGCTCTCCGGACTCACCGCCTCGGCCACCAACGAGCTGTTCGAGGTGGGCTTCGGCGGTCTCATTACCATTACCGCCGCGTTCATCTTTCTGGGCACGTCCAACATGATCGGCGCCGTGCAGGGCGGTACGTTCGGGCTGGGGTTCACCACGCTGCCGGTGGTGTTCTCGCACATGGGCGGCGCCGGCAACACCATCGGTGCTATCTGGTTTTTCATGCTGTTCCTGGCCGCCATCACCAGCTCCATTTCCATGTACCAGCCGACGCTGGCATTTCTCATGGAAGCGCTGGGCTGGACGCGCAAGAAGGCCACCATGCTGCTGGTGTGCTTCTGCCTGGTGGGTTCGTTCCTGGTGATGTACTTCAGCGCGGGCGGGATCTTCTGGTCCACCATCGACGACTGGGTGGGCACGTTCCTCATCTTCATCCTAGCCATGGTGCAGATCATCGTCTTCAGTTGGGTGTTCGGTGTGGACAAGGGACTCGCCGAGGCGCACCACGGCGCGCACTTCAAGATTCCGCGCTTCTACCGCTTCATCATGAAGTACGTGACACCCACCTACCTGCTGGTCGTGTTCGGCGCGTTCTGCTGGCAGAACCTGCCCGCGTGGATGGGCTCGGTTGCCGAAGAGCCGCTGCGCCAGGGGGCGATGGCGCTCATCGCGGGGGTGACGGTGGCGCTGGTGATCGTAACGCGCATCGGCGAGAAGCGCTGGCGTGCGGCGGGTCTGGACATCGACGGCCGCGAGCCGCCGAAGGACTGAGAGGGGAATCATGACGACGCTTGGATGGAGTGCAATGATAGGATCGTTGGTCTTCGTGTGGGGTCTGGCGGGCTGGTGCTATTACAAGATCCTCACCGTGGACCACCACAAGCACGACTGACGCATTCCGGGTGCGCAGACAAACAGGACGGGCGCGGAGCAATTGCTTCGCGCCCGTCTTGTTTTGCGTTGTGCCCACGGCCTCTTGCCAAAATAGAGACTTTTGGCTGTGATTCTCCGGAGTATGGTTTGTCCAACAGGTGAACCGGGGAGCCTGACCCGGGGTCCCCGGCCTCACGCGTAGATTCTTCGATTTACTCTTATCGATGCGCCTGCATCCGACAGGTGATTGGAGGAACGTATGAAGCTCCTCACCAGTCTCTTCATTGCCGCGTTATTGCCAGTGGTTCTGCCGCCGAATGTCATTGCTCAGGTTCCGGAGCCACCCCCGGCCGTCTTCGGTTCCGGGGGCGGCAACGCCCTCGGTGGATCGCACTACCTGCAGGATACGGTGGGCCAGTCGGCCGTGGGAGCGATGACCGCACCGGGCGGCGTCCACCGGGCCGGCTTCTGGTATGCCCCTGATCTGCTGCGGATCGGGCCCACCTCGGCGGTTCTGATTGCGTCGTTCGCGGCCACCCTGACGGCCCGGGGCGTTGAAATCAACTGGCAGATCACCAGTGCCGACGGCCTCCGGGGTTTCAATGTCTACCGGTCTCCGGAATCAGAGACCGGTTACAAGCCGCTGAACGACCAGGCACTTCTCCCACCCGGGACCACGTCCTTCCTCGACGAAGGGGCTCGTCCCGGGAGGAAGTACTGGTATCGGCTGGGCGCGGTCGACCGGGATGGAGAATTCTTCTCACCGGCGCAGGCCGTGTTGATGCCGCGCCGCGAGGTGACGCTCGAACAGAACCACCCCAATCCGTTCAATCCGACCACCCGCATCGACTACTACCTCCCCGCAGATGAACACGTCGTTCTCTCCGTGTATGGCGTTCGCGGTGACCGCATTGTCACGCTCGTCGACGAGCCGGCGCGTTACGGCCCGCACACCGTGACGTGGAATGGCCGGGATGCGCGGGGTGAGGCCGTGAGCAGCGGCGTGTACTTCTACCGCCTGCAAGCGGGGAAGAAGGTAATCACCAGGAAAATGGTCGTAATGAAGTAGCGGAAGCCCCCCTTCCGATTGGAGGAAGACCATGAAAAGGTTCACAATTATCACGATCGCGCTGATGGTCCTGACGGCGGCGGCCGCTCATGGGCAGGTGCCGGAGACGATCAGCTACCAGGGTGTGCTCACGGATGGCGCGGGCACGCCCGTACTCGACGGCAGCTACGACATCACCTTCAACATCTATACAGTTGCGAGCGGCGGGACCGCGGTTTGGACGGAGACGCAGTCGGTCGGCGTGGCCGGCGGCATCTTCTCGGCCATTCTCGGCGCGGTGAACCCGCTCACCATACCGTTCGACACCGCTTGCTGGTTGGGTGTTGCCGTGGACGGCGGCGCGGAATTTACGCCTCGCCGGGAACTCACGGCCTCGGCGTACAGCTTGAACGCGCGCGGTGTGGAGGACAGCGTCATCACGGCGAACAAGATTTCCGCCGGCACGGTGGTGCGCAGTCTTAACGCGCTCACCGACGACGTGACGCTGGCGGCGGGCGCGAACGTAACGATCACTACTGCCAATGACAGCATCGTCGTTTCTGCGGCGGGGGGCCCGGTGACGCCGGGCTGGAACCTGACGGGCAATGCGGGGACGACGCCTGGTACGCACTTCATGGGCACCACGGACGCCACCAATCTCGAGACCAGGGTAAACGGCGAGCGGGCTTATCTGATTGAGCCCCGCGGCCTCACTCCGAACCTCATTGGCGGTTATCGCGTGAATCGCGTCATCGGTGGTGCGGTGGGCGCGACTATCGCGGGAGGTGGGGGGGACGGTGTCAGCTTCAACCAGATCACCGACGACTGGTGCTTCATCGGTGGTGGCTCGAACAACGCGGCGGGGGACAACGCCGGAACCGCCGACGACAAGCACTACGCCGTTGTGGGAGGCGGTTTCCAGAACAAGGCGTCGGGGGCGTACTCAATCGTCGTGGGCGGGCTGTCCAACCAGTCCCCCGGGGACTACAGCTTCATCGGTGGCGGGAACCTGAATCAAGCCATGCAGACCCTGGCCACGATTGGTGGCGGTTATGACAATAGCGCCGGTTCACGAGCAACGGTTGGCGGCGGCTGGGCAAACAGCGCGAACGCGAACATGGCGACCATCGGCGGTGGGAGTGGCAACACCGCGAGTGGCGTATACGCCACCATCGCGGGCGGGGGTGGGAACAGAGCGAGCCAGGATGCCGATGCAGTCGTTGGTGGGGAGAACAACCTTGCCAGCGGAGGAGCCTCGTTCGTGGGGGGTGGGGTAGCCGACACGGCAAGCGGCCTCTGGTCCGTCGTCGTGGGTGGTCAGGAGAATCGGGCCTCACACTCCTACTCGACGGTGATCGGGGGAGCACAGAACACGGCCTCGGGCATCGTGTCGACCGTTCTCGGTGGGGGGCAGAACCATGCGGGTGGCGCCTACAGCGTGGCCGCGGGGCGCCGCGCCATGATTGCGGACAACCACGGCGGCACCTTCCTGTTCGCCGATGCCAACCTCTTTGACTTCAACTCGGCCACCCACGATGAGTTCGCGGTGCGCGCCACCGGCGGCGTTCGCTTCGTTTCCGCCATTGATGGCGGGGGGAATCCCACCGCGGGTGTCGTGCTGCCTGCGGGCGGTGGCGCGTGGAGTCCACTGAGCGACCGCAACGCCAAGGAGAACTTCGTGCTCGTCGACGGTGTCGCGGTGCTCGAGCGCCTGGACGCGATGGAGATCTCGACGTGGAACTACAAGGCGCAGGACGAGGGCATCCGGCACATCGGCCCCATGGCGCAGGACTTCCGCGCGGCGTTCGCTGTGGGCGAAGACGAAAAGCGCATCAGCACGGTGGACGCGGACGGTGTCGCGCTGGCCGCCATCCAGGGGCTCAAGCGTCTCGCCGACGAAAAGGATGCGCGCATCGCGGCACTGGAGCGCCGCATCGTGGAACTGGAAAGAACGATGACGTTGCTCGTGAACGAGCGCGGCGGCGTGGCCGTCGCCAGCGATGGGGAGGCATCCGCCAGGTAAGAAATCGTTGGATCAAAAGCCCGGTATGAAGAGAGACGCGCTCGCGCTGCTACTTCCCGGATGTGAGCAGCGCGGGCCAGTTCAACACCACGGTCAGCCCGGTGCCGATGGATTGATTCTCACCGGTGAGGATGACGATGCGGCTTTCGTCCCGGGACACGTCGAAGCTGTCCACCCAGCGGTCCGAGTACACGCGGGACTCGGTTCCGATCTCGAGGGAGCTCTCGTTCAGCTTGACGGGGATCTTCCACAGGCGCCGCTCACGCACGAAGTAGAGGTGTTCGCCCGCCCAGCGCGGTGTGTTGGCGCCGTTGAGGGTGATCTGCCAGCGCCGACCGGCGCGCCCGAAGGGAATGGCGAAGATGTTCTCGCGCCCGCCTTCCGTCGACTCGTACGCCATCCAGCGCGCGTCGGGCGAGAAGGCGATGCGGTAGAGCCCCGCCCCGCCGCCCAGCGACGGCGGCATCGTGACGCCCTGCAACGGATCCGGCGCGCCATCCATCAGCGGTATCGCGCGCAGCTTCCCCTGGGCTGTCCGGCTTCCGAGTTCATGGCACATGAGATAGCGCCCGTCCGGCGTCCAGCCCGCGTTGAACAGGTCGGTTCCGCTGTCGAGCAGGCGTGTCTCGTTGGCGCTGCCGTCGATGGGTTTCAGGTAGGGCCCGAAGGTCGCCCCGCGCTGTGCGGTGAATGCGATCCGTCTGCCATCCGGCGACCACAGCCCGCCGTTGTCGTGGCCCGGGTCGAAGGTCATGCGCGTCCTGGCCCCGCGCGCCAGATCGATCAACCACAGGTCGCCGGTTCCGCCGACCGAGTTGAAGATCCCCGTGAGAACCGTGGCGCCGTCGGGGGACAGTTGCACCGGAATGTCGAACTCCGCGCCCTCGCCGATCTCGCCCTGGGCCCGTCCCGCGCCATCCAGCAGCAGCAGGTGCCGCGTGCTGGCGTTGCTGCCGTGTCCGTACACCATGACGCCGCTGGGGGACACGTCGAAGACGCCGTGCGCCGCGCCGGAGAGCAGTTGCACGTCGTCCGCGAGCTTCACCGGATCGCCCGTGATCGTGAGGCTCTTGACGTCGAACGACTGGGCGATGAGCGCGCCTTCACGCACGAAGAAGATGTATCCGTTCGCGTACATGGCGTCGGTTTCGGTGGCGAACAGGTCTTTCGACTCCTTGCCGTCGATGGAAGCCACGCGCAGTTCGTGGCCCCCCTGGTCGTTGGCGGAGAAGTGGCGCACCACGTAGAGAAAGTGCTCTTCGTCGGGCAGAAAGCGCGGGAAGCGGTGGGACGATTCGCTGCGGGTCGAATCCAACTGGGTAATCGCCACCGACTCCCCGCCGGCGGCGGACACGCGATGGATGGGCGAGGTGTAGCTGGGCGCAAACAGGATGGTGCCGTCGCTGCGCCAGGTTCCTCCCTTGCCCACCTCGGCGGTGCAGAGAACCACGGGCACGCCGCCGGTGACGTCCACGCGCTTGAGCTTGCCGCCCGCAAAGAAGCCGATCTGCCGGCTGTCG from the Candidatus Krumholzibacteriia bacterium genome contains:
- a CDS encoding tail fiber domain-containing protein produces the protein MKRFTIITIALMVLTAAAAHGQVPETISYQGVLTDGAGTPVLDGSYDITFNIYTVASGGTAVWTETQSVGVAGGIFSAILGAVNPLTIPFDTACWLGVAVDGGAEFTPRRELTASAYSLNARGVEDSVITANKISAGTVVRSLNALTDDVTLAAGANVTITTANDSIVVSAAGGPVTPGWNLTGNAGTTPGTHFMGTTDATNLETRVNGERAYLIEPRGLTPNLIGGYRVNRVIGGAVGATIAGGGGDGVSFNQITDDWCFIGGGSNNAAGDNAGTADDKHYAVVGGGFQNKASGAYSIVVGGLSNQSPGDYSFIGGGNLNQAMQTLATIGGGYDNSAGSRATVGGGWANSANANMATIGGGSGNTASGVYATIAGGGGNRASQDADAVVGGENNLASGGASFVGGGVADTASGLWSVVVGGQENRASHSYSTVIGGAQNTASGIVSTVLGGGQNHAGGAYSVAAGRRAMIADNHGGTFLFADANLFDFNSATHDEFAVRATGGVRFVSAIDGGGNPTAGVVLPAGGGAWSPLSDRNAKENFVLVDGVAVLERLDAMEISTWNYKAQDEGIRHIGPMAQDFRAAFAVGEDEKRISTVDADGVALAAIQGLKRLADEKDARIAALERRIVELERTMTLLVNERGGVAVASDGEASAR
- a CDS encoding T9SS type A sorting domain-containing protein — translated: MKLLTSLFIAALLPVVLPPNVIAQVPEPPPAVFGSGGGNALGGSHYLQDTVGQSAVGAMTAPGGVHRAGFWYAPDLLRIGPTSAVLIASFAATLTARGVEINWQITSADGLRGFNVYRSPESETGYKPLNDQALLPPGTTSFLDEGARPGRKYWYRLGAVDRDGEFFSPAQAVLMPRREVTLEQNHPNPFNPTTRIDYYLPADEHVVLSVYGVRGDRIVTLVDEPARYGPHTVTWNGRDARGEAVSSGVYFYRLQAGKKVITRKMVVMK
- a CDS encoding zinc-dependent peptidase — protein: MLGFLKRRRRARLAALPFPEDWARILAANAPAYRRLPGDLRNQLHGHVHIFLAEKTFEGCNGLEITDEIRVTIAGQACLLILNRETDCFPDLITILVYPSMFYADMVEPDEHQQIVSEYTEDRSGESWDVGVVILSWEDIVDYTSTGRAGYNLVLHEFAHQLDLENGAMDGMPRLPDRARRDTWRSVFSEAYARFERATMSNRRTLVDAYGAGDAAEFFAVVTESFFERPLALRREYTALYDELSAFYRVDPASWPLSGGETGTVFHRPRARRRRRGG
- a CDS encoding serine/threonine-protein kinase, with protein sequence MIGRSISHYKVTGRIGAGGMGEVYRARDSRLERDVALKVLPDVFAGDPDRLMRFEREARLLASLNHANIATIHGIEQDGNHRVLVMELVEGEDLSVRLANGPMPLEEALQVARQIADALDAAHEQGVVHRDLKPANIVLTPDGNVKVLDFGLAKAVEGDASNSGLSQSPTVLGNSPTVAGVILGTAAYMSPEQARGKRVDRRTDIFAFGCVLFEMLTGRQTFSGETVSDTLAAVLRAEPEWGALPTDTPSAIVKLLRRCLNKDPKQRLRDIGEARILIDAVIRGETTEDASVATATPAGRRTRLTWMLAVLLVLCAAGWLLTALRSEGGGASRAITAAINVPQDAPLSVYGSHPGPPAISPDGRMVAFAVSAPSGVLLGVRDLARDEIRTFTGTDDAGYPFWSPDSRQIGFFAGGKLKRVDVTGGVPVVLCTAEVGKGGTWRSDGTILFAPSYTSPIHRVSAAGGESVAITQLDSTRSESSHRFPRFLPDEEHFLYVVRHFSANDQGGHELRVASIDGKESKDLFATETDAMYANGYIFFVREGALIAQSFDVKSLTITGDPVKLADDVQLLSGAAHGVFDVSPSGVMVYGHGSNASTRHLLLLDGAGRAQGEIGEGAEFDIPVQLSPDGATVLTGIFNSVGGTGDLWLIDLARGARTRMTFDPGHDNGGLWSPDGRRIAFTAQRGATFGPYLKPIDGSANETRLLDSGTDLFNAGWTPDGRYLMCHELGSRTAQGKLRAIPLMDGAPDPLQGVTMPPSLGGGAGLYRIAFSPDARWMAYESTEGGRENIFAIPFGRAGRRWQITLNGANTPRWAGEHLYFVRERRLWKIPVKLNESSLEIGTESRVYSDRWVDSFDVSRDESRIVILTGENQSIGTGLTVVLNWPALLTSGK
- a CDS encoding sodium-dependent transporter; this translates as MAKENAKKKMPVAKEEWASKLGVILAVSGSAVGLGNFLRFPGQAVSNGGGAFMIPYFCALLLLGIPIGWAEWTMGRYGGRKGLHSSPSILGAFGKGSVARYLGVIGILIPLAVSFYYTYIEAWCLGYFFHYLKGGIGIDAAAPVTEQTARAVEFYTVFTGREHNGVIAGGSIGTFVFWAVTFAINIWLVFRGITRGIEKFVNLAMPTMAVLAIIVLIRVLTLGTPDAANPEQSVVNGLGYLWNPNLSALTNPQTWLAAAGQIFFSLSVGFGVIINYASYMKKKSDVVLSGLTASATNELFEVGFGGLITITAAFIFLGTSNMIGAVQGGTFGLGFTTLPVVFSHMGGAGNTIGAIWFFMLFLAAITSSISMYQPTLAFLMEALGWTRKKATMLLVCFCLVGSFLVMYFSAGGIFWSTIDDWVGTFLIFILAMVQIIVFSWVFGVDKGLAEAHHGAHFKIPRFYRFIMKYVTPTYLLVVFGAFCWQNLPAWMGSVAEEPLRQGAMALIAGVTVALVIVTRIGEKRWRAAGLDIDGREPPKD